The genomic interval TCGCCCGCAAGCGTCTCCACCGCTTCCGGTGGCAGGTCACCCCGCTGCATCGCGATGGACTTCAGGAAGCCGACCGTTATCTCGCCCAGGGCATGATTATCAGACACGCAGATGCCGGTCGAACAGTCCGGCTTCTGCAAGAGCGGTCGCAGCATGTGTCGCGGAATTCGGAACGAGAACACGTTCCAATCGTCCATGAAATCCAGAAAGTAGGGCCGGGTCGAGTCGACGACCGCGAACTGGTTCGGGCCGACGATCGTCTCCCGTCCCTCGGTCTCGTAGCGGCAGCGGCCGCTCAATTGCAGATTGACAAAATAGACTTCCTGCGACGCCCTGCGGATCTCGGCATCGCCCCGGATGACGTGATGCGCCTTCGACTGAACCGTCGTGACGTTGATCGTGGACAGCGGATAGGCCGTCACACGGCTGGGGAAGCGGGCCGCACCCTGCGCCCCGGGCCGCTCCGGCCTCAGGGTAACAAAGGCTTCGCAGAGGACCTCGCGCCAATAGGCGAACTGGTCGCGGTCGGGCAATTCTTCGGTGTTCCAGATCTGCATCAGATCACCCCCACGGACGCGATCGTTGCGACGACAGGCAAGGTCGGCGAAACGATACCCTTCTGCTCCCGGCGGCGGGAAAGACTAACCCTTGCCTCGAAATGGGCAAGTGAGACGGATGCGAGAAACAGGGAATTTTTCGGCGCGTTTTCGAGAGGCTCAAGCCGGGCAGGGGACGCTGTCCGCCTTCGCGCTTCGAGCCACGGCGGACAAGTCGCTAACGCGCCTTACGAATTCCGCGCTTCAGCCGCGACAGGTGCGTAGGGTGGATTAGCCCGCGGCTGCGCGAAGCGCAGTCCGCTGGCGTAATCCACCATTCTCTCGTCGCGTCGCGCTCCAAGATGGTGGGTTACGCCGAGCGGATTGCGCTTCGTGCAATCCGCGGGGCTAACCCAGCCTACGGTCCCTACGAATTCCGCGATATCTTCTCGAACTTCTTGATCAACCGCTCCCGCTTCAGCCGCGACAGCTTGTGGATCCAGAACAGGCCGTTGAGCTGATCGATCTCGTGCTGGTGGCAGACGGCGCGCAAGCCGTCCGACTCCTCATTGTGCATGTTGCCGTCGACATCCTGATAGCTGATCCGCACGCGCGCGTGCCGCTCCACCTCGTCATTGACGCCAGGCATCGAGACGCTGCCTTCCCGGTGCATGATCATCTCGTCCGACAGCCATTCGATCTCCGGATTGACATAGGTCCGCGCCCCGTCCTTGTCGCCGAGGTCGAGCACCACGACCCGCAGGGGAACGCCGATATGCGGCGCGGTGACCCCGATCCCCGGCGCGGCATGCATCGTCTCCAGCAGGTCCTGCGCGAGTTCCTGCAGTGTGGCGTCGAACACGGTCACCGGCCGGGCAGGGATGGCGAGCCGGCGGTCGGGATAGCGGACGATCGTGCGGATGGTCATGCTCGGATTCGTTCACTTCAATGAGTTACGAAGGGCGCTGCCAAAACGGCGAGCATGCCAAAGCTGGCGATGTTCCAGAACAGGGAGCGGACGAGCGGTACGCCGGATATGTAAAGCGCCGAGTAGCCGATGCGCCCGCCAAGATAGGCGATCGATCCCCAATAGGTCAGCCCATTGTGAATGCCTGCGACGTGAGCGATCAGGATCGCGGCGACAAAGAACGGAAACGTCTCCATGTAGTTGCGGAAATTTC from Bradyrhizobium arachidis carries:
- a CDS encoding helix-turn-helix domain-containing protein → MQIWNTEELPDRDQFAYWREVLCEAFVTLRPERPGAQGAARFPSRVTAYPLSTINVTTVQSKAHHVIRGDAEIRRASQEVYFVNLQLSGRCRYETEGRETIVGPNQFAVVDSTRPYFLDFMDDWNVFSFRIPRHMLRPLLQKPDCSTGICVSDNHALGEITVGFLKSIAMQRGDLPPEAVETLAGDLVNLTALALGATEETRMGQPQSVRRGLFTAIMKFVETNLADPLLSASSVAAHFGISIRYLHRVFEESDKSFGQVVLERRLVRCAGDLAASDQSRISDVAFRWGFRDISHFNRSFRQRFGFSPREYRSTQQTR
- a CDS encoding peptide deformylase — translated: MTIRTIVRYPDRRLAIPARPVTVFDATLQELAQDLLETMHAAPGIGVTAPHIGVPLRVVVLDLGDKDGARTYVNPEIEWLSDEMIMHREGSVSMPGVNDEVERHARVRISYQDVDGNMHNEESDGLRAVCHQHEIDQLNGLFWIHKLSRLKRERLIKKFEKISRNS
- a CDS encoding MAPEG family protein; the encoded protein is MGIDFELSMLAATIVWGFFQLVAAAQAANVQYGLRWAASPRDVEMPPLKPIPGRINRNFRNYMETFPFFVAAILIAHVAGIHNGLTYWGSIAYLGGRIGYSALYISGVPLVRSLFWNIASFGMLAVLAAPFVTH